One region of Armigeres subalbatus isolate Guangzhou_Male chromosome 3, GZ_Asu_2, whole genome shotgun sequence genomic DNA includes:
- the LOC134225902 gene encoding uncharacterized protein LOC134225902 has translation MVHTLKLDIEFWDHHREKPRKMTSADWNKPSLEILLNVYRDHPILYDMRHPKYYAKAERQKALNTIIEMLEDHRPATTTGDILKKIQTMRTQFGQEFSKVRKAHSKGSKYVPSVWWYDYLSFLQKHIKPRNVREITDHGQETEDEYMSSNQTEEYESYATEEQYDVDNESEIVYEIQSSPSNGLKSEHGTETKFIRRRDYPTTPVSGNEEIIYEITNSNTIVPKRKLEVIRSTPTSEPEPKQQRIETVSTSSPNVVASGTTVVQEITVEPDRAKSFGQFVASQIAAVKDDMLFYSTQMDVLNVINKAQMKQLQMDKDAANKT, from the exons ATGGTTCATACGTTGAAACTAGATATTGAATTTTGGGACCATCATAGGGAAAAGCCGAGAAAGATGACTTCAGCCGATTGGAATAAGCCGTCCCTTGAAATTCTGCTCAATGTCTACAGAGATCATCCGATCTTGTACGATATGCGTCACCCTAAATACTATGCCAAAGCGGAGCGCCAAAAAGCTTTGAATACGATTATTGAAATGTTGGAGGACCACAGACCTGCCACAACGACGGGTGACATCCTGAAGAAGATTCAAACCATGCGAACACAGTTTGGGCAGGAGTTTTCAAAGGTCCGGAAAGCGCACTCCAAGGGTAGCAAATATGTGCCCTCGGTATGGTGGTATGACTATTTGTCATTCCTGCAAAAGCACATAAAACCAAGGAATGTCCGGGAAATAACTGATCATGGCCAGGAGACAGAAGACGAATATATGTCTTCGAACCAGACTGAGGAGTATGAATCTTATGCTACGGAGGAACAGTATGATGTCGACAATGAAAGCGAAATAGTGTACGAAATCCAGAGTTCACCATCGAACG GATTGAAATCAGAGCACGGAACTGAAACCAAATTCATACGCCGACGAGACTATCCCACCACTCCAGTCAGCGGAAACGAGGAAATCATCTACGAAATCACCAACAGCAATACCATTGTTCCTAAGCGTAAACTTGAGGTGATACGAAGTACACCCACCTCAGAACCAGAACCAAAGCAACAACGCATCGAAACTGTTAGCACATCGTCCCCAAATGTGGTAGCAAGTGGCACCACCGTCGTTCAGGAGATCACCGTGGAACCGGACCGGGCTAAGAGTTTCGGGCAGTTTGTGGCCTCACAGATCGCCGCAGTCAAGGATGATATGTTGTTCTACTCGACGCAGATGGACGTGTTGAATGTCATCAATAAGGCACAAATGAAACAGCTACAGATGGATAAGGACGCGGCAAACAAAACCTAG